A portion of the Lolium rigidum isolate FL_2022 chromosome 1, APGP_CSIRO_Lrig_0.1, whole genome shotgun sequence genome contains these proteins:
- the LOC124683242 gene encoding 60S acidic ribosomal protein P1-like: MSSSEVACTLAALILHDDGIPITSEKIATVVKAAGIKVEAYWPALFAKLLQTRSVDDLILSVGSGGGGAAPAAAAPAAGGAAAVEEKKEEKKEEAKEESDDDMGFSLFD, from the exons ATGTCGTCCAGCGAGGTCGCCTGCACCCTTGCCGCCCTCATCCTCCACGATGACGGGATCCCCATCACA TCTGAGAAGATCGCCACCGTCGTCAAGGCCGCAGGCATCAAGGTTGAGGCCTACTGGCCCGCGCTCTTCGCCAAGCTCCTCCAGACCCGCAGCGTCGACGACCTGATCCTCTCCGTCGGATCTG gtggtggtggtgctgcaccTGCTGCCGCTGCACCTGCTGCAGGCGGTGCCGCAGCTGTcgaggagaagaaagaggagaagaaggaggaagccaaggaggagagcgatgatgacATGGGCTTCAGCCTTTTCGACTAA